The following are encoded together in the Lactuca sativa cultivar Salinas chromosome 1, Lsat_Salinas_v11, whole genome shotgun sequence genome:
- the LOC111881062 gene encoding 10-epi-juneol synthase → MIHTSLTKTTSKPSRMAQNESNTTLKENNQTNTDPVRPFANFPPPIWDDHLLSLTVDYLELEAYAKAIDERKEELRRLIINPNIDSNAKLCLINSVYRLGLRYMFAEEIEYQLDKLFKELNMEDYDQADLYTTSINFQVFRQHGYKLSCDVFKKFKDYNSGKFKEYITDDVRGMLSFYESTQLRIRGESILDEAFVFIEAQLVDLVDTLEGNLARQVRQALRSPSHRGMHIVEARLYFSNYEEECSTYESLSNLANTHFNYLQQLHREELCIFTKWIKDMKFQTITPFVRDRTPELYLWAIGIIPEPHYSHSRIILAKMAQLVLVLDDIYDAYGTIEELRLLTGAINSWEINAMEQLPEYIKPFYNILLNELTEVEKQLSREGRANRVYATKQAFQKLAGGYLQEAEWRCQRHVPSFEEYLKNGLITSAYDVFIYSPLMFMGDIFSKEALAWYESRPNIGEATMSLGRLYNDVTSFQFEGERAQQVESVHTYMKTFGVPENVAVQELKKMIENDWKDINEGCLKPTEVSMELLAPILNFARMNDMVYRYSDTFTFPETTIVEYVNLLFIDFVPKY, encoded by the exons ATGATCCATACATCTTTAACCAAAACTAcatcaaaaccttcaagaatggCCCAAAATGAATCTAATACTACCCTAAAAGAAAACAACCAAACCAACACAGATCCAGTTCGTCCTTTTGCCAACTTCCCTCCGCCTATCTGGGATGATCATTTATTGTCGTTAACTGTTGACTATTTG GAGTTGGAAGCATATGCTAAAGCCATTGACGAGCGAAAAGAAGAGCTGAGAAGATTGATAATTAATCCAAACATCGATTCAAATGCGAAATTATGTTTGATCAATTCTGTATACCGTCTTGGCTTGAGGTATATGTTCGCGGAAGAGATTGAATATCAACTTGACAAACTTTTCAAGGAGTTGAACATGGAAGATTATGATCAAGCTGATCTTTATACGACTTCAATCAACTTCCAAGTTTTCAGACAACATGGTTATAAGTTGTCTTGTG ATGTGTTTAAGAAGTTCAAAGACTATAACTCAGGTAAATTCAAGGAATATATTACAGATGATGTAAGGGGCATGTTAAGTTTTTATGAATCTACACAACTGAGAATCAGAGGAGAATCTATTTTAGATGAAGCCTTCGTCTTCATAGAAGCTCAACTTGTAGATTTGGTAGATACTCTTGAAGGTAATCTTGCACGGCAGGTGAGACAGGCGTTGAGGAGCCCTTCACATCGAGGGATGCATATAGTAGAAGCAAGGCTATATTTTTCGAACTATGAAGAAGAATGTTCTACATATGAGTCACTATCAAATCTTGCAAATACACACTTCAACTACCTGCAGCAACTACACAGAGAAGAACTATGCATTTTCACAAA ATGGATCAAGGACATGAAGTTTCAAACTATAACTCCTTTTGTAAGAGACAGAACGCCAGAACTCTATTTATGGGCAATCGGTATAATTCCCGAGCCTCATTACTCTCATTCTAGAATCATACTAGCAAAAATGGCACAACTAGTATTGGTGTTAGATGACATATATGATGCATATGGTACTATTGAGGAACTTCGACTTCTAACGGGTGCCATAAACAG TTGGGAAATTAATGCTATGGAACAACTTCCGGAGTATATTAAACCATTTTACAACATTCTCTTGAACGAGCTTACTGAAGTTGAAAAACAACTATCTAGAGAGGGAAGAGCAAACAGGGTTTATGCTACAAAACAAGCA TTTCAAAAACTAGCCGGAGGTTACCTACAAGAGGCTGAGTGGAGATGCCAAAGACACGTGCCATCATTTGAAGAATATTTGAAGAATGGATTAATTACTTCTGCCTACGATGTTTTTATATACTCTCCTTTAATGTTTATGGGAGATATTTTCAGTAAAGAGGCTTTGGCTTGGTATGAGAGTCGTCCAAATATTGGGGAAGCTACAATGTCACTTGGAAGACTTTATAATGATGTTACGAGTTTCCAG TTTGAGGGTGAAAGAGCACAACAAGTCGAATCAGTACATACATATATGAAGACTTTCGGGGTACCAGAAAATGTAGCTGTTCAAGAACTCAAGAAAATGATTGAAAATGACTGGAAAGATATAAACGAGGGTTGTCTTAAGCCAACCGAAGTGTCAATGGAACTTCTTGCACCCATTCTTAATTTTGCTAGAATGAATGATATGGTATATAGGTACAGTGACACTTTCACTTTTCCAGAAACAACGATTGTGGAGTATGTTAATCTGTTATTCATAGATTTTGTTCCAAAATATTAA